In a single window of the Xylanimonas protaetiae genome:
- the pgeF gene encoding peptidoglycan editing factor PgeF, whose protein sequence is MTSVLGTPPGWSQEGLFPDEVGAGLLRVDLGAGVVAGFTTRHGGVSPAPWSSLDLGASTGDDAARVRENRSRVGAWLGAPVAFAHQVHGDDVLVLGESERAEWASEAPPVAAGEADAVVTSAAGLGLGVLVADCVPVLLADPAARVVGVAHAGRGGVRLGVVHRVVDAMLAAGATTSGLRAAVGPAVCGRCYEVPAAMRDDVAAVVPAAHATTRAGTPALDLPAAVLAQLAASGVRDVVHVDRCTLEDPDLFSHRRATAAGSTTGRQAGVVVLS, encoded by the coding sequence ATGACGTCCGTCCTCGGCACCCCTCCGGGCTGGTCGCAGGAGGGTCTCTTCCCGGACGAGGTCGGCGCGGGGCTGCTCCGGGTCGACCTCGGCGCCGGCGTGGTCGCGGGCTTCACGACGCGGCACGGCGGCGTCAGCCCCGCCCCGTGGTCGTCGCTCGACCTCGGCGCGTCCACCGGGGACGACGCGGCCCGCGTGCGCGAGAACCGCTCGCGCGTCGGCGCGTGGCTGGGCGCTCCGGTGGCGTTCGCGCACCAGGTGCACGGCGACGACGTCCTCGTGCTCGGCGAGTCCGAGCGGGCCGAGTGGGCGTCGGAGGCGCCGCCCGTGGCGGCGGGGGAGGCCGACGCTGTCGTGACGTCGGCGGCCGGCCTCGGCCTCGGCGTCCTCGTCGCGGACTGCGTGCCCGTGCTGCTGGCCGACCCCGCCGCGCGTGTCGTCGGCGTCGCGCACGCGGGCCGCGGCGGCGTGCGGCTCGGCGTCGTGCACCGCGTCGTCGACGCGATGCTCGCGGCCGGCGCGACCACGTCGGGCCTGCGGGCCGCCGTCGGCCCCGCCGTGTGCGGGCGGTGCTACGAGGTCCCGGCCGCGATGCGCGACGACGTCGCCGCCGTCGTGCCCGCCGCGCACGCGACGACGCGGGCCGGGACACCCGCGCTCGACCTGCCGGCCGCGGTGCTCGCCCAGCTGGCCGCGAGCGGCGTGCGCGACGTCGTCCACGTCGACCGCTGCACCCTCGAGGACCCCGACCTGTTCTCGCACCGCCGCGCCACCGCCGCCGGGAGCACTACGGGGCGTCAGGCCGGAGTGGTCGTCCTGTCATGA
- a CDS encoding cell division protein SepF, producing MAGALRKTMLYLGLADDQGQSENYADEYGDDFGDELEAPVRDRDEYPAEVTPLRRPALREVAPASDLRRITTIHPRSYNDARLIGEAFRGGTPVIMNLSDMDDADAKRLVDFSAGLIFGLHGAIERVTNKVFLLSPEHVEITGEEDVEGPTAKAPGRFYNQS from the coding sequence ATGGCCGGAGCGCTGCGCAAGACGATGCTGTACCTGGGGCTCGCCGACGACCAGGGACAGTCCGAGAACTACGCCGACGAGTACGGCGACGACTTCGGGGACGAGCTGGAGGCACCCGTGCGTGACCGCGACGAGTACCCGGCGGAGGTGACGCCTCTGCGTCGCCCCGCGCTGCGTGAGGTCGCACCTGCGTCCGACCTGCGCCGCATCACCACGATCCACCCGCGGTCGTACAACGACGCCCGCCTCATCGGCGAGGCGTTCCGCGGCGGCACCCCGGTGATCATGAACCTGTCCGACATGGACGACGCCGACGCCAAGCGCCTCGTCGACTTCTCGGCCGGCCTGATCTTCGGCCTGCACGGCGCGATCGAGCGGGTCACCAACAAGGTGTTCCTCCTGTCGCCCGAGCACGTCGAGATCACGGGCGAGGAGGACGTCGAGGGTCCGACGGCCAAGGCGCCCGGCCGCTTCTACAACCAGAGCTGA
- a CDS encoding YggT family protein translates to MATVFHVIGFVLWLYLLCLVVRMVLDWVQFFARDWRPTGAVLVIAEAVYTVTDPPLRLVRRLIPPLRIGNVGLDIGFMLVFFVVLILSNVFSGWR, encoded by the coding sequence GTGGCAACCGTCTTTCACGTCATCGGGTTCGTGCTCTGGCTCTACCTGCTGTGCCTCGTGGTGCGCATGGTGCTCGACTGGGTCCAGTTCTTCGCGCGCGACTGGCGCCCCACGGGCGCGGTCCTGGTGATCGCCGAGGCGGTCTACACGGTCACCGACCCGCCGCTGCGCCTGGTGCGGCGCCTGATCCCGCCCCTGCGGATCGGGAACGTCGGCCTGGACATCGGGTTCATGCTCGTGTTCTTCGTCGTCCTGATCCTGTCGAACGTCTTCTCCGGCTGGCGCTGA
- a CDS encoding TraR/DksA family transcriptional regulator, with product MSKATHATEPTVKELLKQTFPDLARDVKDFPVRDGEDPWTLAEIQALAGDLLADRDRLERELAAADKDLSELLRNSGDGAGDDQADYGSSALEREQELTLVNNMRDLLAQTKHAIDRIKAGTYATCEVTGLPIGKARLQAFPRATLSVEAKAREERR from the coding sequence ATGAGCAAGGCCACGCACGCGACCGAGCCCACGGTCAAGGAACTCCTCAAGCAGACCTTCCCCGACCTGGCACGGGACGTGAAGGACTTCCCGGTGCGCGACGGCGAGGACCCGTGGACGCTCGCGGAGATCCAGGCGCTGGCCGGCGACCTGCTCGCCGACCGCGACCGCCTCGAGCGCGAGCTCGCCGCGGCCGACAAGGACCTGTCGGAGCTCCTGCGCAACTCCGGCGACGGCGCCGGCGACGACCAGGCCGACTACGGCTCGAGCGCCCTGGAGCGCGAGCAGGAGCTCACGCTCGTCAACAACATGCGCGACCTGCTCGCGCAGACCAAGCACGCGATCGACCGCATCAAGGCAGGCACCTACGCGACGTGCGAGGTGACCGGCCTGCCCATCGGCAAGGCGCGCCTCCAGGCGTTCCCCCGGGCCACCCTGTCGGTCGAGGCCAAGGCGCGCGAGGAGCGGCGCTGA
- a CDS encoding signal peptidase II yields MSTEPDATPVVPDPAVPDDGAAPQPGRPSRRLVVATFALAALVIAVDQLTKQWALSALELGAPQRNLLGEFLSLRLVKNPGAALSIGYGYTWVLTIVVVVVVAVIVRVISRIRSRAWAVTLGLLLGGALGNLGDRLFREPGFAHGHVVDFIGYWNWFTGNVADIAIVVAAVMLALLSLMGVGLDGTRESHQAPAKDAAETGPEA; encoded by the coding sequence ATGTCTACCGAACCCGACGCCACGCCCGTCGTCCCTGACCCCGCCGTGCCCGACGACGGTGCGGCGCCGCAGCCCGGCCGGCCCAGCCGTCGCCTGGTCGTCGCCACCTTCGCGCTCGCCGCGCTGGTGATCGCCGTGGACCAGCTCACGAAGCAGTGGGCGCTGTCCGCGCTCGAGCTCGGTGCGCCGCAGCGCAACCTCCTGGGCGAGTTCCTCTCGCTGCGCCTCGTGAAGAACCCGGGCGCCGCGCTCAGCATCGGGTACGGGTACACCTGGGTGCTGACGATCGTGGTGGTGGTCGTCGTGGCCGTCATCGTGCGCGTGATCAGCAGGATCCGCTCGCGGGCCTGGGCGGTGACGCTCGGCCTGCTGCTGGGCGGCGCCCTGGGCAACCTCGGTGACCGGCTGTTCCGCGAGCCGGGCTTCGCGCACGGGCACGTGGTCGACTTCATCGGCTACTGGAACTGGTTCACCGGGAACGTCGCAGACATCGCGATCGTCGTGGCCGCGGTCATGCTCGCCCTCCTGTCGCTCATGGGTGTCGGCCTCGACGGGACGCGCGAGTCGCACCAGGCCCCGGCGAAGGACGCCGCCGAGACCGGGCCCGAGGCCTGA
- a CDS encoding GNAT family N-acetyltransferase has protein sequence MLTVERVTTPAQLAEAFAVRTDVFVVEQQVPEELELDELDHAATTTHVVARAASGEVVGTARLLTDPAHPGEVHVGRVAVRAAARGSGAGAALMRALEEVALAEHAGPGGTVTVLLSAQVQAIGFYERLGYVVDGPVYLDAGIDHRDAAKVLGA, from the coding sequence GTGCTCACGGTCGAGCGCGTGACGACGCCCGCGCAGCTCGCGGAGGCGTTCGCCGTCCGCACGGACGTCTTCGTCGTCGAGCAGCAGGTGCCCGAGGAGCTCGAGCTCGACGAGCTCGACCATGCCGCGACGACGACGCACGTCGTCGCGCGCGCGGCGTCCGGGGAGGTGGTCGGCACGGCCCGGCTGCTGACGGACCCGGCGCACCCGGGCGAGGTGCACGTCGGGCGCGTCGCCGTGCGGGCCGCCGCGCGCGGGAGCGGCGCCGGCGCGGCGCTCATGCGTGCGCTCGAGGAGGTCGCGCTGGCCGAGCACGCCGGGCCGGGCGGGACCGTGACGGTCCTGCTGTCCGCGCAGGTGCAGGCGATCGGGTTCTACGAGCGGCTCGGGTACGTCGTCGACGGACCCGTGTACCTGGACGCGGGCATCGACCACCGGGACGCGGCGAAGGTGCTCGGCGCCTGA
- the dnaE gene encoding DNA polymerase III subunit alpha, which translates to MLDGASLLDGLFQRVTDQGMSAIAMTDHGNLHGAYDFYSKAKRAGVKPIIGIEAYLTPGTARGDRTRVRWGKGETAEEGGDDVSGGGAYTHLTMWSETTEGMHNLFRLSSLASLEGYYFKPRMDKELLQRYSKGLIVSTGCPSGAVQTRLRLGQYDEAVREAGELQDIFGRENVYLELMDHGISIEKRVRDDLLRLGRQLGIKPVATNDSHYNNPEDASAQEALLCVNSGSRLSEPTYAQGGKRFAFDGNGYYIKSAQEMRDLWGKQGLVEACDTTLEIAERCDVEFVESTGGYMARADIPADETEESWFRKEVWRGIETRYPGDKLTQEVRDRVEMELGVVAQKGYCGYYLVVADFIQWSKRNGIRVGPGRGSGAGSIAAYALRITDLDPLEHGLFFERFLNPERPSMPDFDIDFDDHRRGEVIAYVTEKYGTERVAQIATFGRIKAKAAIKDAARILEYDFATGDRITKALPPDVMGKSIKLKAIFDEKDPRYAEAAEFRTLHDTDPNVQKIYKTALGLEGQIRQTGVHAAGVIMSSEPIIDVVPIMDPKGDGQVITQFEYPMAEALGLVKMDFLGLSNLHTLEDALESIRANRGQDLVLEDVPFDDRATYELMGRGDTLGVFQLDGSGMRALLRSMQPDVFADITAVSALYRPGPMGADSHNKYAHRKNGRQPIEPIHPELAEALEPVLGETYGLIVYQEQVMAIAQVLAGYSLGAADNMRRVMGKKKKAELDKQFDGFEAGMIERGFSKSAVKTLWDILVPFADYAFNKSHSAAYGVVTYWTAYLKANYPAEYMAALLQSVKDDKDKMALYLNECRRMRITVLPPDVNDSAAKFTAVGTDIRFGLSAVRNVGTNVVAAIVEARETAGKFTSFTDFLDKVPAVVCNKRTIESLIKAGAFDSLETSRRALLVVHEQAVDSVIAVKRKEAEGQFDLFAGFGGPDDAGMSFSVDVPDLPDWDKKQKLAFEREMLGLYVSDHPLSGLEHVLARSADTSIAALVGDEGRPENSTVTVAGLITSLQRKMSKNGNPWAAVTVEDLEGSVEVMFFGETYLAYSTALAEDQVVAVRGRVRRRDDQLSLQAMEVALPDTSAVADAPVQVTVPHTRCVEPVMVRLREVLGAHPGSAEVHLTVVEPGKRTVVRAADTLRVEKSPALFGDLKALLGPACLG; encoded by the coding sequence ATGCTCGACGGCGCGTCGCTGCTCGACGGTCTCTTCCAGCGCGTGACCGACCAGGGCATGTCGGCCATCGCGATGACCGACCACGGCAACCTGCACGGGGCGTACGACTTCTACTCCAAGGCGAAGCGGGCCGGCGTCAAGCCGATCATCGGCATCGAGGCGTACCTCACGCCGGGCACCGCGCGCGGGGACCGCACGCGCGTGCGCTGGGGCAAGGGCGAGACGGCGGAGGAGGGCGGCGACGACGTCTCGGGCGGCGGCGCGTACACCCACCTGACGATGTGGTCGGAGACCACCGAGGGCATGCACAACCTCTTCCGGCTCTCGTCGCTCGCGAGCCTCGAGGGCTACTACTTCAAGCCGCGCATGGACAAGGAGCTGCTCCAGCGGTACAGCAAGGGGCTCATCGTCTCGACGGGCTGCCCCAGCGGCGCCGTCCAGACGCGCCTGCGCCTCGGGCAGTACGACGAGGCGGTGCGCGAGGCGGGCGAGCTCCAGGACATCTTCGGGCGCGAGAACGTCTACCTCGAGCTCATGGACCACGGCATCTCGATCGAGAAGCGGGTCCGTGACGACCTGCTCAGGCTCGGGCGCCAGCTCGGCATCAAGCCCGTGGCCACGAACGACTCGCACTACAACAACCCGGAGGACGCCAGCGCGCAGGAGGCGCTGCTGTGCGTGAACTCCGGCAGCCGGCTCTCCGAGCCGACGTACGCGCAGGGCGGCAAGCGGTTCGCGTTCGACGGGAACGGCTACTACATCAAGTCCGCGCAGGAGATGCGCGACCTGTGGGGCAAGCAGGGCCTGGTCGAGGCGTGCGACACGACGCTCGAGATCGCCGAGCGGTGCGACGTCGAGTTCGTCGAGTCGACCGGCGGGTACATGGCCCGGGCCGACATCCCCGCGGACGAGACCGAGGAGAGCTGGTTCCGCAAGGAGGTCTGGCGCGGCATCGAGACGCGCTACCCCGGCGACAAGCTCACCCAGGAGGTCCGCGACCGCGTCGAGATGGAGCTCGGCGTCGTCGCGCAGAAGGGGTACTGCGGGTACTACCTCGTGGTCGCCGACTTCATCCAGTGGTCCAAGCGCAACGGCATCCGCGTCGGGCCTGGCCGTGGCTCCGGTGCCGGCTCGATCGCCGCGTACGCGCTGCGCATCACCGACCTGGACCCGCTCGAGCACGGGCTCTTCTTCGAGCGCTTCCTCAACCCCGAGCGCCCCTCGATGCCCGACTTCGACATCGACTTCGACGACCACCGCCGCGGCGAGGTCATCGCGTACGTCACCGAGAAGTACGGCACCGAGCGCGTCGCGCAGATCGCCACGTTCGGCCGGATCAAGGCCAAGGCCGCGATCAAGGACGCCGCGCGCATCCTCGAGTACGACTTCGCCACGGGCGACCGCATCACCAAGGCGCTCCCGCCGGACGTCATGGGCAAGTCGATCAAGCTCAAGGCGATCTTCGACGAGAAGGACCCCCGCTACGCGGAGGCCGCGGAGTTCCGCACCCTGCACGACACGGACCCCAACGTCCAGAAGATCTACAAGACCGCGCTGGGCCTCGAGGGCCAGATCCGCCAGACGGGCGTCCACGCCGCCGGCGTCATCATGTCGAGCGAGCCGATCATCGACGTTGTCCCGATCATGGACCCCAAGGGCGACGGCCAGGTGATCACGCAGTTCGAGTACCCCATGGCCGAGGCGCTCGGCCTGGTCAAGATGGACTTCCTCGGCCTGTCCAACCTCCACACGCTCGAGGACGCCCTGGAGAGCATCCGGGCCAACCGCGGCCAGGACCTCGTCCTCGAGGACGTCCCGTTCGACGACCGGGCGACGTACGAGCTCATGGGCCGCGGCGACACGCTGGGCGTGTTCCAGCTCGATGGCAGCGGCATGCGCGCGCTGCTCCGCTCGATGCAGCCCGACGTCTTCGCCGACATCACGGCCGTCTCCGCCCTGTACCGCCCGGGCCCGATGGGCGCCGACTCGCACAACAAGTACGCGCACCGCAAGAACGGCCGGCAGCCGATCGAGCCGATCCACCCCGAGCTGGCCGAGGCGCTCGAGCCCGTGCTGGGGGAGACCTACGGCCTGATCGTGTACCAGGAGCAGGTCATGGCGATCGCCCAGGTGCTCGCCGGGTACTCGCTGGGCGCCGCAGACAACATGCGCCGCGTCATGGGCAAGAAGAAGAAGGCCGAGCTCGACAAGCAGTTCGACGGCTTCGAGGCCGGCATGATCGAGCGCGGCTTCTCGAAGAGTGCGGTCAAGACGCTGTGGGACATCCTCGTCCCGTTCGCCGACTACGCCTTCAACAAGTCGCACTCGGCGGCGTACGGCGTCGTCACGTACTGGACCGCGTACCTCAAGGCGAACTACCCGGCCGAGTACATGGCCGCGCTCCTGCAGTCCGTCAAGGACGACAAGGACAAGATGGCGCTCTACCTCAACGAGTGCCGCCGCATGCGCATCACGGTCCTCCCGCCGGACGTCAACGACTCCGCGGCCAAGTTCACGGCCGTCGGCACCGACATCCGGTTCGGCCTGAGCGCCGTGCGCAACGTCGGGACCAACGTCGTCGCCGCGATCGTCGAGGCGCGCGAGACCGCGGGCAAGTTCACCTCGTTCACCGACTTCCTGGACAAGGTGCCGGCGGTGGTCTGCAACAAGAGGACCATCGAGTCGCTCATCAAGGCCGGCGCGTTCGACTCGCTCGAGACGTCCCGCCGCGCGCTGCTCGTGGTGCACGAGCAGGCCGTCGACTCCGTCATCGCGGTCAAGCGCAAGGAGGCCGAGGGTCAGTTCGACCTGTTCGCGGGCTTCGGCGGTCCCGACGACGCGGGGATGTCGTTCAGCGTCGACGTGCCCGATCTGCCCGACTGGGACAAGAAGCAGAAGCTCGCGTTCGAGCGCGAGATGCTCGGCCTCTACGTCTCCGACCACCCGCTGTCCGGGCTGGAGCACGTGCTCGCCCGCTCCGCGGACACGTCCATCGCCGCGCTCGTGGGCGACGAGGGCCGTCCCGAGAACTCGACGGTGACCGTCGCGGGGCTCATCACGAGCCTGCAGCGCAAGATGTCCAAGAACGGCAACCCTTGGGCGGCCGTGACCGTCGAGGACCTCGAGGGCTCCGTCGAGGTGATGTTCTTCGGCGAGACGTACCTGGCGTACTCGACGGCGCTCGCGGAGGACCAGGTGGTCGCCGTGCGCGGCCGGGTCCGGCGCCGCGACGACCAGCTCTCGCTCCAGGCCATGGAGGTGGCGCTGCCCGACACGTCGGCGGTGGCCGACGCGCCCGTCCAGGTCACCGTGCCGCACACGCGCTGCGTCGAGCCGGTCATGGTGCGGCTGCGCGAGGTGCTGGGCGCCCACCCCGGGTCGGCGGAGGTGCACCTGACCGTCGTCGAGCCCGGGAAGCGGACCGTGGTGCGGGCGGCGGACACCCTGCGGGTCGAGAAGTCGCCCGCCCTGTTCGGCGACCTCAAGGCGTTGCTGGGGCCCGCGTGCCTGGGCTGA
- a CDS encoding NUDIX hydrolase, with amino-acid sequence MPGLSERWADDGSADHRFRVVPAAYVFLLRETPSGPDEVLLQLRQGTGFMDGHWAAGAAGHVEADESVLGAAVREAREELGVTIDPADLSPLTVMHRGQPGGPALDQRVDMFFAARRWSGEPRTEEVTKSADLRWFPLDALPEPVVPHELRVLQALAAGDVPRLMVHGF; translated from the coding sequence GTGCCTGGGCTGAGCGAGCGGTGGGCCGACGACGGGTCAGCCGACCACCGCTTCCGCGTCGTCCCCGCGGCCTACGTGTTCCTGCTGCGGGAGACGCCGAGCGGCCCCGACGAGGTGCTGCTCCAGCTGCGGCAGGGCACCGGGTTCATGGACGGCCACTGGGCCGCGGGCGCGGCCGGCCACGTCGAGGCGGACGAGTCCGTGCTCGGCGCCGCCGTGCGCGAGGCGCGCGAGGAGCTCGGCGTCACGATCGACCCCGCCGACCTGAGCCCCCTGACGGTCATGCACCGCGGCCAGCCGGGCGGCCCTGCCCTCGATCAGCGCGTCGACATGTTCTTCGCGGCGCGGCGCTGGTCGGGCGAGCCGCGCACCGAGGAGGTGACGAAGTCGGCCGACCTGCGCTGGTTCCCGCTCGACGCCCTCCCCGAGCCCGTCGTGCCGCACGAGCTGCGGGTGCTCCAGGCGCTCGCCGCCGGCGACGTGCCGCGCCTCATGGTGCACGGGTTCTGA
- a CDS encoding pyridoxamine 5'-phosphate oxidase family protein, with the protein MLRLNPEQLVFVTERHLATLTTLRADGSPHVTPVAFMWDAAAGAALMTTERGSAKAVNARRRSPEGRAPRAALCQVDGGRWLTIEGTIEPVDDAAAVADAVARHARRYHDVEPSEDRIVLRLTADRVLASDYMA; encoded by the coding sequence ATGCTGCGCCTGAACCCCGAGCAGCTCGTCTTCGTCACCGAGCGCCACCTCGCGACGCTCACGACCCTGCGCGCGGACGGCTCCCCGCACGTCACGCCGGTCGCGTTCATGTGGGACGCCGCCGCGGGCGCCGCGCTCATGACGACCGAGCGCGGCTCCGCCAAGGCGGTCAACGCCCGTCGCCGCTCGCCAGAGGGCCGTGCGCCGCGCGCCGCGCTGTGCCAGGTCGACGGCGGCCGCTGGCTGACGATCGAGGGCACCATCGAGCCGGTCGACGACGCCGCGGCCGTCGCGGACGCCGTCGCGCGGCACGCCCGGCGGTACCACGACGTCGAGCCGAGCGAGGACAGGATCGTGCTGCGCCTGACCGCGGACCGGGTGCTGGCCAGCGACTACATGGCGTGA
- a CDS encoding RNA-binding S4 domain-containing protein, whose product MTPEAVPIRDDMIRLGQFLKLAGLADTGNEARDLIADGEVTVNGEVETRRGRQLGRGDVVAVADPQGERSAVVA is encoded by the coding sequence ATGACTCCCGAAGCCGTCCCGATCCGCGACGACATGATCCGCCTCGGCCAGTTCCTCAAGCTCGCCGGCCTCGCCGACACGGGCAACGAGGCCCGCGATCTCATCGCCGACGGCGAGGTCACGGTGAACGGCGAGGTCGAGACGCGGCGCGGACGCCAGCTCGGGCGCGGCGACGTCGTCGCGGTGGCGGACCCGCAGGGCGAGCGGTCGGCGGTCGTCGCCTGA